In Haematobia irritans isolate KBUSLIRL chromosome 1, ASM5000362v1, whole genome shotgun sequence, a genomic segment contains:
- the Fur1 gene encoding furin-like protease 1 isoform X1, whose translation MKNDVVRWPTTGEELKETDIRQAPNSKKWIHRQYIANTTSQIAFSSRNSNSRVPINQSISCDNNLYNIYLVQNINNRTNKSKRERTSFQRKYLNKQYQFNSSSRNNSKNCSISLFQLFTLVLVCSLNVGIITCAIAERDPAIEVNSLPYELDYVENGSSANSHHYTHTWAVHIPNGDNNGKADVVAQEHGFVNLGKILDDHYLFVHHRVAKRSLTPSSKHQTRLDEDTRVHWAQQQIAKPRRKRDFIRMRPSRTSRRSVFSRVNAVPFNDPKWEHMWYLNRGGDLDMNVIPAWKEGITGKGVVVTILDDGLESDHPDIIRNYDAKASYDVNSHDPDPMPHYDLTDSNRHGTRCAGEVAATANNSICAVGIAYGASVGGVRMLDGDVTDAVEARSLSLNPQHIDIYSASWGPDDDGKTVDGPGELASRAFIEGVTKGRGGKGSIFIWASGNGGRELDNCNCDGYTNSIWTLSISSATEDGYVPWYSEKCSSTLATTYSSGSQAEKQVVTTDLHHSCTASHTGTSASAPLAAGIAALVLESNKNLTWRDMQHIVVRTAKPANLIDPTWSKNGIGRRVSHSFGYGLMDASAMVKLARRWKTVPEQQRCEINAPHVDKVIPPKSHITLQLSVKNCLNINFLEHVQAKITLTSQRRGDIQLNLISPAGTKVTLLTPRVHDTSHSGFNQWPFMSVHTWGESPHGNWQLEIHNEGRYMGHALLREWSLIFYGTTQSIDPNDPISTPRTNLDITTPNSSSTTTSLYQIYSAQYPRISPSNFQFQKTGKMSSSKLPTSPLNIANSVTTTNDTANQYTGGKKYATKQGLSSAFIQNTKNTKQSKNKVQRPQENGKINKNTNKSKAKDSNISPTQSSKNKYYRISQQSKISTSKTEISSEVVKAKTGKNQQLSERMQPSIESKANRKVIGDLASSSSKKLVISGSAEIFGKLPVKAIKQVKPQLSTKILPSTTEISLQTRTSSESMPPNQRITKLFERYEKIQSIFPEFQPYQPGVKDRVDNDTASEQKRLSKTESLNQSASVVSTNLSGGFTKPSRENNRKMSSAYVPDQKILKKQQLLLAAAGVSGGTQIPLSGTVASAQRKLSNAQITQWDLIFFGTEIPAQPDDPVPVNSKQFSSFATEMEHNDIEYDSNGQWRNMQQLSESNMINHDRTNTSCLKATINRQCLVCAPPTFFYRGRCFDMCPSHTYSVEAEVSFDDDGNVSSGNTTSVHETDYEELEIQDDRRKRSESRNNTDLKMSKMKAMACKPCEKTCFTCSGPLNSNCITCYSGSQLRTPHTNESYCINFSERSSGNAFANKTHLGMQLIIFLIFLVPSVIIVILAIILKKRDTINYHLCKRWQCEDSSVNYTYDPLTLITDDDED comes from the exons ATGAAAAACGACGTTGTGCGATGGCCCACAACAGGAGAAGAGTTGAAAGAAACAGATATAAGGCAAGCACCTAATTCAAAAAAATGGATACATCGTCAATATATCGCCAACACCACATCACAAATTGCATTCTCATCAAGGAACTCGAACTCTCGCGTCCCTATAAATCAGTCCATTAGTTGtgataataatttatataacatatatttagTGCAAAACATTAATAATCGCACAAATAAGTCGAAGAGAGAACGTACATCATTTCAGCGCAAATACTTAAATAAACAATATCAATTTAATAGCAGCAGTAGAAATAATTCCAAGAATTGTTCTATATCACTATTTCAACTATTCACATTAGTTTTAGTGTGCTCTTTAAATGTTGGCATCATTACATGCGCTATTGCAGAAAGGGATCCAGCCATTGAAGTAAATTCACTGCCGTATGAATTGGACTATGTGGAAAATGGTAGTAGTGCAAACAGTCATCACTACACACATACGTGGGCTGTTCACATACCAAATGGAgacaataatgggaaagcagatGTAGTAGCACAAGAACATGGATTTGTTAATTTAGGAAAG ATTTTGGATGATCATTATCTATTTGTCCATCATAGAGTAGCTAAGAGATCTTTAACGCCTTCTTCAAAACATCAAACAAGACTTGATGAAGACACACGGGTTCATTGGGCTCAGCAGCAAATTGCCAAACCCCGTCGAAAAAGAGACTTCATTAGAATGAGGCCTTCAAGAACGTCAAGGAGGTCTGTATTTTCAAGAGTTAATGCGGTTCCATTTAATGATCCAAAATGGGAACACATGTGGTATCTG aatcgCGGCGGTGATTTAGATATGAACGTTATACCGGCGTGGAAAGAAGGTATTACGGGAAAAGGTGTTGTGGTTACTATATTGGACGACGGTTTGGAATCTGACCATCCTGATATAATAAGAAATTAT GATGCTAAGGCTTCATATGATGTCAACAGTCACGACCCCGATCCAATGCCTCACTATGATTTAACGGACTCTAATCGTCATGGAACAAGATGTGCGGGTGAAGTAGCTGCGACAGCAAATAACTCAATTTGCGCTGTAGGAATTGCTTATGGTGCTAGTGTTGGTGGTGTTCGAATGTTAGATGGAGATGTTACTGATGCAGTAGAAGCCCGTTCATTATCTTTGAATCCTCAACATATTGACATATATAGTGCTTCTTGGGGGCCAGATGACGATGGGAAAACAGTTGATGGGCCTGGGGAATTAGCATCGCGTGCCTTTATCGAAGGGGTAACAAAGGGAAGAGGGGGGAAAGGTAGCATTTTTATTTGGGCATCCGGTAATGGTGGCAGGGAGTTGGACAATTGTAATTGCGATGGATATACAAATTCAATTTGGACTCTGTCAATTTCAAGTGCCACCGAAGATGGCTATGTGCCTTGGTATTCGGAAAAGTGCAGTTCGACTTTAGCAACCACATACAGTAGTGGCAGTCAAGCAGAGAAACAAGTAGTTACTACAGATTTACACCATTCGTGTACAGCATCACATACGGGAACATCTGCCTCTGCGCCGTTGGCCGCTGGTATTGCCGCGTTAGTGCTCGAATCTAATAAGAATTTGACCTGGCGAGATATGCAGCATATTGTTGTACGAACAGCCAAACCGGCAAATCTTATAGATCCGACGTGGTCCAAAAACGGTATAGGACGAAGGGTGAGCCACTCCTTTGGTTACGGATTAATGGACGCTTCTGCCATGGTTAAATTAGCACGACGTTGGAAAACAGTTCCTGAACAGCAACGTTGTGAAATTAATGCTCCTCATGTAGATAA AGTAATTCCACCAAAAAGTCACATTACCCTTCAATTGTCAGTCAAAAACTGTTTGAATATAAATTTCTTGGAACACGTTCAAGCTAAAATTACGCTAACATCTCAACGAAGGGGAGATATACAGTTGAATCTGATATCACCAGCAGGAACAAAAGTTACCTTGTTAACACCTcg CGTCCACGATACTTCTCATTCCGGCTTTAATCAGTGGCCATTTATGTCGGTCCATACTTGGGGTGAGTCGCCTCATGGTAATTGGCAATTGGAGATTCACAACGAAGGTCGTTATATGG GTCATGCTCTATTAAGAGAATGGTCATTAATATTTTATGGCACTACTCAGTCTATTGATCCAAACGATCCCATATCGACACCACGTACAAACCTTGATATCACAACTCCAAATTCTAGTTCAACTACGACCAGTCTCTACCAAATATATTCCGCTCAATACCCACGAATTTCacctagcaattttcaattccaaAAAACGGGGAAGATGTCTTCTTCCAAATTGCCGACTAGTCCACTAAACATAGCTAATAGTGTTACTACTACAAACGATACGGCAAACCAATATACTGGCggtaaaaaatatgcaacaaaacAAGGATTGTCATCTGCGTTTattcaaaataccaaaaatacAAAGCAAAGCAAAAATAAGGTACAAAGGCCTCAAGAAAATGGCAAGATCAATAAAAACACCAATAAATCGAAAGCAAAAGACAGTAATATTTCACCAACGCAGTCGTCGAAAAACAAATACTATCGTATATCGCAGCAAAGCAAGATCTCTACATCCAAAACGGAGATCTCATCCGAAGTCGTTAAGGCAAAAACAGGTAAAAATCAGCAGTTGTCTGAAAGAATGCAACCTTCTATTGAATCAAAAGCGAATAGGAAAGTAATAGGCGACCTTGCTAGTTCATCTTCCAAGAAGTTGGTGATATCAGGATCCgctgaaatttttggaaagttGCCAGTCAAAGCAATCAAGCAAGTGAAACCACAATTATCAACGAAAATTCTACCCTCGACAACAGAAATTTCCTTGCAAACACGCACAAGCTCAGAATCCATGCCACCCAATCAACGTATAACTAAGCTTTTTGAGCGCTATGAAAAAATTCAGTCCATTTTTCCAGAATTTCAACCCTATCAACCTGGAGTGAAAGACAGAGTAGATAACGACACAGCCTCGGAACAAAAAAGATTATCAAAGACGGAAAGTCTCAATCAATCTGCTTCTGTTGTGTCAACAAATTTAAGTGGAGGTTTCACTAAACCATCCCGAGAAAACAATCGCAAAATGTCATCTGCTTACGTTCCCGatcaaaaaatactaaaaaagcAACAGCTTCTTTTGGCAGCCGCGGGCGTTAGTGGCGGAACTCAAATTCCCTTGAGTGGAACAGTTGCTTCAGCACAAAGGAAACTTTCCAATG CTCAAATCACACAATGGGACTTAATTTTCTTTGGTACAGAAATACCTGCTCAGCCTGATGATCCTGTCCCCGTAAATTCAAAGCAATTTAGTTCATTTGCAACTGAGATGGAACACAACGATATTGAATATGATTCAAATGGCCAATGGCGAAATATGCAGCAG CTCAGTGAATCGAATATGATAAACCACGACCGCACAAATACAAGTTGCCTGAAAGCCACAATTAACCGTCAATGTTTAG ttTGTGCTCCTcccacttttttctatagaggacGTTGTTTCGATATGTGTCCAAGTCATACGTATAGTGTGGAAGCCGAAGTGAGCTTTGATGATGATGGCAATGTTAGTAGCGGTAACACAACATCGGTCCACGAAACTGACTATGAAGAACTCGAGATACAAGATGATCGGCGAAAAAGAAGTGAAAGTCGAAACAACACCGATCTAAAGATGTCTAAAATGAAGGCTATGGCCTGTAAGCCATGCGAAAAGACCTGTTTCACTTGCTCAGGGCCTTTGAACTCAAACTGTATCACATGTTACAGCGGTAGCCAGTTAAGGACCCCCCATACTAATGAGTCTTATTGTATTAACTTTTCTGAACGAAGTTCTGGAAATGCATTTGCTAACAAGACACACCTTGGCAtgcaattaataatatttttaatatttttagtacCATCTGTGATAATTGTTATATTagctattattttaaagaaaagagATACAATTAACTACCATCTCTGTAAGCGCTGGCAATGTGAGGATTCCAGTGTCAATTATACATATGATCCTCTTACCTTAATTACCGACGACGACGAAGACTAA
- the Fur1 gene encoding furin-like protease 1 isoform X2: protein MKNDVVRWPTTGEELKETDIRQAPNSKKWIHRQYIANTTSQIAFSSRNSNSRVPINQSISCDNNLYNIYLVQNINNRTNKSKRERTSFQRKYLNKQYQFNSSSRNNSKNCSISLFQLFTLVLVCSLNVGIITCAIAERDPAIEVNSLPYELDYVENGSSANSHHYTHTWAVHIPNGDNNGKADVVAQEHGFVNLGKILDDHYLFVHHRVAKRSLTPSSKHQTRLDEDTRVHWAQQQIAKPRRKRDFIRMRPSRTSRRSVFSRVNAVPFNDPKWEHMWYLNRGGDLDMNVIPAWKEGITGKGVVVTILDDGLESDHPDIIRNYDAKASYDVNSHDPDPMPHYDLTDSNRHGTRCAGEVAATANNSICAVGIAYGASVGGVRMLDGDVTDAVEARSLSLNPQHIDIYSASWGPDDDGKTVDGPGELASRAFIEGVTKGRGGKGSIFIWASGNGGRELDNCNCDGYTNSIWTLSISSATEDGYVPWYSEKCSSTLATTYSSGSQAEKQVVTTDLHHSCTASHTGTSASAPLAAGIAALVLESNKNLTWRDMQHIVVRTAKPANLIDPTWSKNGIGRRVSHSFGYGLMDASAMVKLARRWKTVPEQQRCEINAPHVDKVIPPKSHITLQLSVKNCLNINFLEHVQAKITLTSQRRGDIQLNLISPAGTKVTLLTPRVHDTSHSGFNQWPFMSVHTWGESPHGNWQLEIHNEGRYMAQITQWDLIFFGTEIPAQPDDPVPVNSKQFSSFATEMEHNDIEYDSNGQWRNMQQLSESNMINHDRTNTSCLKATINRQCLVCAPPTFFYRGRCFDMCPSHTYSVEAEVSFDDDGNVSSGNTTSVHETDYEELEIQDDRRKRSESRNNTDLKMSKMKAMACKPCEKTCFTCSGPLNSNCITCYSGSQLRTPHTNESYCINFSERSSGNAFANKTHLGMQLIIFLIFLVPSVIIVILAIILKKRDTINYHLCKRWQCEDSSVNYTYDPLTLITDDDED, encoded by the exons ATGAAAAACGACGTTGTGCGATGGCCCACAACAGGAGAAGAGTTGAAAGAAACAGATATAAGGCAAGCACCTAATTCAAAAAAATGGATACATCGTCAATATATCGCCAACACCACATCACAAATTGCATTCTCATCAAGGAACTCGAACTCTCGCGTCCCTATAAATCAGTCCATTAGTTGtgataataatttatataacatatatttagTGCAAAACATTAATAATCGCACAAATAAGTCGAAGAGAGAACGTACATCATTTCAGCGCAAATACTTAAATAAACAATATCAATTTAATAGCAGCAGTAGAAATAATTCCAAGAATTGTTCTATATCACTATTTCAACTATTCACATTAGTTTTAGTGTGCTCTTTAAATGTTGGCATCATTACATGCGCTATTGCAGAAAGGGATCCAGCCATTGAAGTAAATTCACTGCCGTATGAATTGGACTATGTGGAAAATGGTAGTAGTGCAAACAGTCATCACTACACACATACGTGGGCTGTTCACATACCAAATGGAgacaataatgggaaagcagatGTAGTAGCACAAGAACATGGATTTGTTAATTTAGGAAAG ATTTTGGATGATCATTATCTATTTGTCCATCATAGAGTAGCTAAGAGATCTTTAACGCCTTCTTCAAAACATCAAACAAGACTTGATGAAGACACACGGGTTCATTGGGCTCAGCAGCAAATTGCCAAACCCCGTCGAAAAAGAGACTTCATTAGAATGAGGCCTTCAAGAACGTCAAGGAGGTCTGTATTTTCAAGAGTTAATGCGGTTCCATTTAATGATCCAAAATGGGAACACATGTGGTATCTG aatcgCGGCGGTGATTTAGATATGAACGTTATACCGGCGTGGAAAGAAGGTATTACGGGAAAAGGTGTTGTGGTTACTATATTGGACGACGGTTTGGAATCTGACCATCCTGATATAATAAGAAATTAT GATGCTAAGGCTTCATATGATGTCAACAGTCACGACCCCGATCCAATGCCTCACTATGATTTAACGGACTCTAATCGTCATGGAACAAGATGTGCGGGTGAAGTAGCTGCGACAGCAAATAACTCAATTTGCGCTGTAGGAATTGCTTATGGTGCTAGTGTTGGTGGTGTTCGAATGTTAGATGGAGATGTTACTGATGCAGTAGAAGCCCGTTCATTATCTTTGAATCCTCAACATATTGACATATATAGTGCTTCTTGGGGGCCAGATGACGATGGGAAAACAGTTGATGGGCCTGGGGAATTAGCATCGCGTGCCTTTATCGAAGGGGTAACAAAGGGAAGAGGGGGGAAAGGTAGCATTTTTATTTGGGCATCCGGTAATGGTGGCAGGGAGTTGGACAATTGTAATTGCGATGGATATACAAATTCAATTTGGACTCTGTCAATTTCAAGTGCCACCGAAGATGGCTATGTGCCTTGGTATTCGGAAAAGTGCAGTTCGACTTTAGCAACCACATACAGTAGTGGCAGTCAAGCAGAGAAACAAGTAGTTACTACAGATTTACACCATTCGTGTACAGCATCACATACGGGAACATCTGCCTCTGCGCCGTTGGCCGCTGGTATTGCCGCGTTAGTGCTCGAATCTAATAAGAATTTGACCTGGCGAGATATGCAGCATATTGTTGTACGAACAGCCAAACCGGCAAATCTTATAGATCCGACGTGGTCCAAAAACGGTATAGGACGAAGGGTGAGCCACTCCTTTGGTTACGGATTAATGGACGCTTCTGCCATGGTTAAATTAGCACGACGTTGGAAAACAGTTCCTGAACAGCAACGTTGTGAAATTAATGCTCCTCATGTAGATAA AGTAATTCCACCAAAAAGTCACATTACCCTTCAATTGTCAGTCAAAAACTGTTTGAATATAAATTTCTTGGAACACGTTCAAGCTAAAATTACGCTAACATCTCAACGAAGGGGAGATATACAGTTGAATCTGATATCACCAGCAGGAACAAAAGTTACCTTGTTAACACCTcg CGTCCACGATACTTCTCATTCCGGCTTTAATCAGTGGCCATTTATGTCGGTCCATACTTGGGGTGAGTCGCCTCATGGTAATTGGCAATTGGAGATTCACAACGAAGGTCGTTATATGG CTCAAATCACACAATGGGACTTAATTTTCTTTGGTACAGAAATACCTGCTCAGCCTGATGATCCTGTCCCCGTAAATTCAAAGCAATTTAGTTCATTTGCAACTGAGATGGAACACAACGATATTGAATATGATTCAAATGGCCAATGGCGAAATATGCAGCAG CTCAGTGAATCGAATATGATAAACCACGACCGCACAAATACAAGTTGCCTGAAAGCCACAATTAACCGTCAATGTTTAG ttTGTGCTCCTcccacttttttctatagaggacGTTGTTTCGATATGTGTCCAAGTCATACGTATAGTGTGGAAGCCGAAGTGAGCTTTGATGATGATGGCAATGTTAGTAGCGGTAACACAACATCGGTCCACGAAACTGACTATGAAGAACTCGAGATACAAGATGATCGGCGAAAAAGAAGTGAAAGTCGAAACAACACCGATCTAAAGATGTCTAAAATGAAGGCTATGGCCTGTAAGCCATGCGAAAAGACCTGTTTCACTTGCTCAGGGCCTTTGAACTCAAACTGTATCACATGTTACAGCGGTAGCCAGTTAAGGACCCCCCATACTAATGAGTCTTATTGTATTAACTTTTCTGAACGAAGTTCTGGAAATGCATTTGCTAACAAGACACACCTTGGCAtgcaattaataatatttttaatatttttagtacCATCTGTGATAATTGTTATATTagctattattttaaagaaaagagATACAATTAACTACCATCTCTGTAAGCGCTGGCAATGTGAGGATTCCAGTGTCAATTATACATATGATCCTCTTACCTTAATTACCGACGACGACGAAGACTAA
- the LOC142219911 gene encoding uncharacterized protein LOC142219911: MEDDCRYRGYPAESTRLNHSGSFRWGTTPSKRSRINLDSTDDSLLEMSRFKNASKIECRIVTDVQSKGLASRIVKYHENESRLLNRSMSAHNLYSSRPGVFPLVTLKKTELPHRATTQQQTMTRIAPPDKSVFYGNTLSSLWRSNSVVGIQKSDEDISRENRPIIHPPPTENDMAPTRSVLDVLKEISRKRINSDDLDSMESSKKNRIGNDFLDAGVVTPSIISPSNASLATNCFKRQRDAISQCITDNSSCRIPDNNKSPEQIKKRICNYNNDIISSLSSSAKRKPNAGRRIRDLNQTVPVYLKPHESKKPDIGSPIETNVPRDKRFINLASMNADEDKTHDTIPQRSKSDGVGAGCASVQASVKPRLTLFNKNYEVHNDNSHKDIGNDDNSDENSECAGIHFVKPKKLISTGLKNPIIERTQKSKLALMLSGLKGELYPAEDCDEVDTSKPSEIKILNEPNKGSGPKSTNFAAKVDSTTNIGIVSIQKDSQANAPTVKDSSKPTEKTPEVSKISPLVGIKLTPQKNLPNENQTKISEMPKQTNAPVLGGFTGNSLTPTKSNANNTTVTETSTTSGKPSMPLQFGSLINPPNSESNVQPQPTPTGNFAFTPATTVASTSNVSKPAESNNSTNATVAANSGFLSNNCTSSSAFKFGPNPNTESKPKPQAAVSSTTTSPFTFGVSSNTSSTIVPATTPSATQFSFNSSSSIATKNNAFSFGAVPNKDNNLSFNTNSLANSNLQSASMTPSQELNFKQNSGATMTMATPAVFGSQNVTSNGQKAPLSTTNTPNVFSSPTVTSTEPNKQSSSIFGVSSDTNKTPSSLFATKTGSKESPFGSNVKALDPTTFTFGSTSTSSTDVGKSTSVDQNKPFTFASGANVSDKVNSSNIFGPSPSTTSAATPSTPGFSFGQNSGMGEKQNMSQTFNFGSNNSTSSTSNPTSNASVGGFSFSASTIKANPTSSSKPFSFGAPNANTNITQTYSNLFSAPVANSTLNTNVSFNFGSTPSVSTASTPNMANIFSVPPANAPTPGGDRPIRRATRRLHK, from the exons ATGGAAGACGATTGTCGCTACAGGGGTTATCCCGCGGAGTCTACAAGACTCAATCATTCCGG AAGTTTTAGATGGGGAACAACTCCCAGTAAAAGAAGCCGTATCAATTTAGACAGTACGGATGATAGCTTACTTGAAATGTCCAGATTTAAGAATGCAAgcaaaatagaatgtagaatTGTAACAGATGTGCAGAGCAAAGGATTGGCTTCAAGAATTGTGAAATACCACGAGAATGAGAGTCGTCTGTTGAACAGAAGCATGTCCGCACATAACCTATATAGCAGCAGACCAGGTGTGTTTCCGCTGGTGACACTTAAGAAGACAGAACTACCCCATCGGGCGACAACCCAGCAACAAACAATGACTAGAATAGCTCCACCAG ATAAATCGGTGTTTTATGGAAACACTTTATCAAGTCTCTGGCGCTCGAACTCTGTTGTAGGCATTCAAAAAAGCGATGAGGACATATCGCGGGAAAACAGACCGATAATTCATCCGCCACCGACAGAAAATGACATGGCACCGACACGCAGCGTCCTCGATGTCCTTAAAGAGATTTCACGCAAACGTATCAACagtgat GATTTGGATTCTATGGAATCTTCAAAGAAAAACCGAATTGGGAATGACTTTTTGGATGCAGGAGTTGTCACACCATCAATTATATCACCATCTAATGCCTCCCTCGCAACAAATTGTTTCAAAAGGCAACGTGATGCTATTTCACAGTGTATAACAGATAACAGTTCATGCAGAATTCCAGACAATAACAAGTCGCCCGAGCAAATAAAGAAACGAATATGCAATTATAACAACGACATCATCAGTTCTCTTAGTTCAAGTGCGAAGCGTAAACCAAATGCTGGAAGAAGGATCAGAGACCTAAATCAAACAGTTCCGGTATATTTAAAACCACATGAATCTAAAAAACCAGACATCGGCAGTCCTATTGAAACAAATGTCCCACGAGACAAAAGATTCATTAATCTTGCTAGTATGAATGCCGACGAGGACAAAACTCACGATACTATACCCCAACGTAGTAAATCGGACGGTGTGGGTGCTGGCTGTGCATCAGTTCAGGCATCGGTTAAGCCGCGCTTAActcttttcaataaaaactatgAAGTCCACAATGATAACTCCCACAAGGATATTGGAAATGATGATAATTCCGATGAGAACAGTGAATGTGCTGGCATACATTTTGTGAAGCCGAAAAAGTTAATTTCAACTGGATTGAAAAACCCTATAATAGAAAGGACTCAAAAATCTAAGTTAGCTCTTATGTTATCCGGGCTGAAAGGTGAATTATACCCTGCAGAGGATTGCGATGAAGTCGACACGTCTAAACCATctgaaataaaaatcttaaatgAACCGAATAAAGGAAGTGGACCCAAAAGCACGAATTTTGCGGCGAAAGTAGACTCAACAACTAATATTGGGATTGTGTCAATACAAAAAGATTCACAAGCTAATGCTCCTACAGTAAAGGATTCCTCCAAGCCAACTGAAAAAACACCAGAAGTCAGTAAAATATCTCCATTAGTAGGAATTAAATTGACTCCGCAGAAGAATTTACCAAATGAAAATCAAACTAAAATATCGGAAATGCCTAAACAAACAAATGCGccagttttgggtggttttactGGTAACAGCTTGACACCAACAAAAAGTAATGCTAATAATACAACAGTTACCGAAACTTCCACCACGTCCGGAAAACCCTCAATGCCACTTCAGTTTGGTTCATTAATAAATCCACCAAACTCAGAGAGCAACGTCCAACCTCAACCAACTCCTACTGGCAATTTTGCCTTTACTCCAGCTACAACAGTGGCATCAACTTCGAATGTCTCAAAGCCAGCCGAGTCGAATAACTCTACAAATGCGACAGTCGCCGCTAATAGTGGATTTTTGTCCAACAATTGTACCTCATCTAGCGCATTTAAATTTGGTCCTAATCCAAACACAGAATCTAAACCAAAACCACAAGCCGCAGTAAGTTCAACAACCACTTCGCCATTTACTTTTGGGGTATCCTCCAATACATCATCGACCATTGTTCCCGCAACTACACCTTCAGCTACACAATTCTCATTCAATTCTTCGTCCTCTATTGCGACGAAAAATAATGCTTTTAGCTTTGGCGCCGTTCCCAATAAAGATAACAATTTATCTTTTAATACAAATTCTTTGGCTAACAGCAATTTGCAAAGTGCGTCTATGACTCCTTCGCAAgaattaaatttcaaacaaaattctggtGCAACTATGACCATGGCAACACCAGCTGTTTTTGGTTCGCAAAATGTAACATCAAATGGACAAAAAGCACCTCTTTCGACCACAAACACTCCAAATGTTTTCAGTTCTCCAACTGTAACTTCGACTGAACCGAACAAGCAATCATCCTCTATATTTGGAGTTTCTTCAGATACCAATAAAACGCCGTCTTCACTTTTCGCTACAAAAACTGGCAGCAAAGAAAGTCCCTTTGGGTCAAATGTTAAAGCCCTAGACCCAACAACATTTACATTCGGGAGTACATCCACTTCATCGACCGATGTCGGGAAATCTACATCTGTTGATCAAAATAAACCGTTCACATTCGCTTCTGGTGCGAATGTTTCGGACAAAGTCAACAGTTCAAATATATTCGGACCTTCTCCATCAACCACTAGCGCAGCTACTCCATCAACGCCAGGAttttcatttggacaaaattcgggAATGggtgaaaaacaaaatatgtcacaaactttcaattttggttCCAATAATTCCACTTCGTCCACAAGCAATCCAACAAGCAATGCATCTGTTGGAGGCTTCTCTTTTTCGGCATCGACTATTAAAGCAAATCCTACAAGTTCTAGTAAACCCTTCAGTTTCGGTGCACCCAATGCTAACACCAACATCACGCAAACATATTCTAACCTATTTTCGGCACCCGTTGCAAATTCTACTTTAAACACGAATGTAtctttcaattttggttctACCCCGTCAGTGAGTACTGCTAGCACTCCAAATATGGCAAATATATTTTCTGTGCCTCCAGCAAATGCGCCTACTCCCGGTGGAGATCGTCCTATTCGTCGAGCCACGAGACGCCTGCACAAGTGA